Part of the Natrinema caseinilyticum genome is shown below.
TCTGAGGAGTCCGAGGAGGGAGTGCTGCCTTCGGACGGCCCGTCCTTCGATTTCCTCGTTCCCTCTCGAGGATCGTCGAAGTCGTCTGTACCCATACAAAGGTCCATACAGGGCGGAACCAAAAGTGTTCCCCACCTCTATCGATGTGTGTTTCACCGAGTGAGACTGCTAATAGACGAAATTCGGTCGATCGGATCGATAGATCGTCGAAGCGACGAGTTGATGAAACGTCTGCGGAAATACTGGCTACTCGAGGGACTTGCAGCCTACGCACGGGAAATTAACTGCGCGTGTGATGGGCGAATACGTGGAGGGACAGACACCCCTCTATCGATGTGTTTCGGTCCGTATCGAAGTGTCCGTTCGACTGGGTAGGAGAGAACCAGTCGAAGATGGAGAAAAATAAACTTGGATGATTCAGAACAAAATGGGCCTGGGGACGATTATCCTACAGAAAATGAAAGAAAAGGCTGGTGTATCAGTGAATATCTACAGTATTTCTACACATCTTCGGACGAGGTCTATAGAGATATACGACCGATGAAAGACGTACAATATGACGCTACCGAAACGATAAATACGTATAGATTAGGAACACATCGAACACTTCGATAGAGGGGTGTGGGTGTTCTATCTAGTCTAGCTAGATGAAAAGAAGAAGAAAGAAACGTGATGGATCTCTTTTCGTCGGCATCTCTTCAAGAGATATCTAAATTCTCCAATACAGCTGTGGAATAATGGACGAATGTTGAATTTCTGGCTTTGGCTGGGTATTCCCTGCAATCTCGTCGTGCTCATCGACCCCCCCACCTCCCTGCGGAAACACATCGATAGAGGGGTGTGGGTGTCCTCGAGAAACTCATACTCTGTCTCCATATGGTCGATGCGGTAGGTTGTTCTCACCGTTGTTCTTCCGACCAGTTGTACCGGCTCGACGCATTTCGATCGGTGATCCATCTGGATCCGATAAACCGACAAACGCTTCGGTAGGATCTACGTCGTTACGACAAACACTTCGATAGAGGTGTGTCCTAGTACAATCACCGTTCCGGGGATCTTGTCGCCGTTTCTCCCGAAATTCGAACGAGAACAAGACGTTCCGCTAAGGGGTCTGGAGTTCTCGAACTGGCGTGACGGCGAACGTATCTGGCTCGCTGGCTGACGCGTCACGCTCCGTCGTCGGGGATGCCGATCCTGTGAGTTGGGCGACGAACTCGACTCGAACTGTCTATTGAGGGGCGGTGGTCTTGTGCCAGCCCAGCCGGTCGTCGAAGCGCTGTTTCTGGAACTGGTTGCCGACATCGTCACCGGCATCATACTAGCTGTGCTTCTTTCTCCTCATCTACTGTGAGATGAATACGGCTCCCACGTCTCCGTGCGTCAGCTCGACGAGGGCACACTCCACGAGCGGGATGACCGACGCATGATCTCGGTCGGTCGGAATACTCAGATCGAAGCCCGTCCGCGGGGCCTCACTGCAGGATTGTTCGTCTCTCGATGCATCCTTTGCGTCTCGGTAGTCCGTTCCGAAGCTATATTCTGGAGACCGCGCGTGATGCGTTCCTCTACACCCTTACGAAAATAATTCTCCGGGTGACGACGACTACCACTCGGTCTGAGAAAGCCGGCGGCCTTGGCACACTCTACACACTCCGTGAGTTGGCTTCGGATATCAGCTACGTGCTCTAGTCACCGATAAGAGGGATGCCTCGATCGAAGATCGTCTCCGCCAGTTCCGGTGACGTTGTTTGGTGATCGACGAAATCGACATTGTCAGTTTCGAGTGCCTCGCTGAGATCAGCACTCAACCCAAAAAAGCCTCGTTGTAATCCGGGTCGCTCGGACGGACTGTGTCGAATTCCACTGCGATATCGACGTCACTTCGAGAGTGGGACTGGCCACTTGCGTGAGAACCGAAGAGAATTGCCAGCTGTATTGAATGCACCTGCAAGTCCTCCCGACGAGTCTCGAGAAGGAGGGATTTATCGATAAGGGATTTACCGATAGTAGCTTCTTCACTGGTTCTCATTGCCGGAAAATACGTTCTCGTGACATATAAACACTCAGGAGCCCAGTGAACGATCGAACTCGTTCTGCCACGGTAGCCTCAGTGTACTCTGATCCTAGAAATCGACCCTCTTTCGATGGATGTGGTACATGTGACACTCTCGATTATTGGTGACACTCTCGATTATTGGTGAGGAGATACGAGCGAAAATCATTGGCGATCCCGACCGGAATTCATCCCCGACCGCATAAATGCCGCCAAGATG
Proteins encoded:
- a CDS encoding nucleotidyltransferase domain-containing protein, which gives rise to MRTSEEATIGKSLIDKSLLLETRREDLQVHSIQLAILFGSHASGQSHSRSDVDIAVEFDTVRPSDPDYNEAFLG